One genomic window of Corallococcus silvisoli includes the following:
- a CDS encoding glycosyl hydrolase family 18 protein: MRRHSTTWLIGVMATALLMGLTLAACPGDMGGMEAAPQAEQQTEQSAQAASTAWIYQDQLASPWVDATWAKVHSLSNTNPVATGQYSISVTMGPWEGLYFAHPTVVPVATGDTLVLKVHGGTNSNNVALRVRAIIGASQPVGVPLGPTCDGGAVQAGKWVSCRVPMSQLIPAGRTSFTGIWIQEDSGKTLAPLYFDDIGVEQAAAPVQVTVSPTSATLAPGATQAFTATVTGSPNTAVTWSVDPAQNGGTVTAQGVYTAPATAGTYRVVAQSQADPSKQAIATIVVTPPTATGKWVSGYYTGWNADDYPPEKVDFSAITHILVGRAVPKADGTLSTQFDNDQGPQIARTLSQRAHAAGRKAIIMVGGSGEHDGWVGAASNANRTKFVTNLLKAMDDFGYDGLDLDWEPVDVADRPNLLALVKALRQARPNMLLTFPIHWININFPEDADPWYAQLAPYLDQVNVMSYEMIGPWDGWQSWFTSALKGETGVHPTSVASSLALWVQAGIPKAKLGMGIPFYGLAWRHITGPYQPFTDWSDYVGGDNSFTYKKITGYAPKGTYHWDDTAQADYLTFAPPNLPEDGTVTWISYDGPRAIAAKGAFAKAQGYGGTIIWTVNQGCTNPTTGANPLLDAVKAAFLQ, encoded by the coding sequence ATGCGAAGACATTCGACAACGTGGTTGATCGGGGTGATGGCCACCGCGCTGCTCATGGGCCTCACGCTGGCGGCCTGCCCCGGGGACATGGGCGGGATGGAGGCCGCCCCGCAAGCCGAACAGCAAACCGAGCAGAGCGCCCAGGCGGCCTCGACGGCGTGGATCTACCAGGACCAGCTGGCGTCGCCATGGGTGGACGCCACCTGGGCGAAGGTCCACTCCCTGAGCAACACCAATCCCGTGGCGACGGGCCAATACTCCATCTCCGTGACGATGGGGCCCTGGGAGGGCCTGTACTTCGCCCATCCGACGGTGGTGCCGGTCGCGACCGGGGACACGCTGGTGCTGAAGGTGCACGGGGGGACGAACAGCAACAACGTGGCGCTCCGCGTGCGAGCCATCATCGGCGCGTCACAGCCGGTGGGCGTCCCCCTGGGGCCCACCTGTGACGGGGGCGCCGTCCAGGCCGGGAAGTGGGTCAGCTGCCGCGTTCCCATGAGCCAGCTGATCCCCGCGGGCCGGACGAGCTTCACCGGCATCTGGATCCAGGAGGACAGCGGCAAGACGCTGGCGCCGCTCTACTTCGACGACATCGGCGTGGAGCAGGCCGCGGCGCCGGTGCAGGTCACCGTGAGCCCCACCAGCGCCACGCTGGCTCCCGGCGCCACGCAGGCCTTCACCGCCACGGTGACGGGCAGCCCCAACACCGCGGTCACCTGGTCCGTGGATCCCGCCCAGAACGGCGGCACCGTCACCGCCCAGGGCGTCTATACGGCGCCCGCGACCGCGGGCACGTACCGGGTGGTCGCCCAGAGCCAGGCGGACCCGAGCAAGCAGGCCATCGCCACCATCGTCGTCACCCCGCCCACCGCGACGGGCAAGTGGGTGTCGGGCTACTACACGGGCTGGAACGCGGACGACTATCCGCCGGAGAAGGTGGACTTCAGCGCGATCACCCACATCCTCGTGGGCCGCGCCGTCCCGAAGGCGGATGGCACGCTCAGCACCCAGTTCGACAACGACCAGGGTCCGCAGATCGCCCGCACGCTCTCACAGCGCGCGCACGCCGCGGGCCGCAAGGCGATCATCATGGTGGGCGGCTCCGGTGAACACGACGGCTGGGTGGGCGCCGCCTCCAACGCGAACCGGACGAAGTTCGTCACCAACCTGCTCAAGGCGATGGACGACTTCGGCTACGACGGGCTCGACCTGGACTGGGAACCCGTGGACGTGGCGGACCGGCCGAACCTGCTCGCCCTGGTGAAGGCCCTGCGTCAGGCGCGGCCGAACATGCTGCTCACCTTCCCCATCCATTGGATCAACATCAACTTCCCGGAGGACGCGGACCCCTGGTACGCGCAGCTCGCGCCCTACCTCGACCAGGTGAACGTCATGTCCTACGAGATGATTGGTCCGTGGGACGGGTGGCAGTCCTGGTTCACCTCCGCGCTCAAGGGCGAGACCGGCGTGCACCCCACGTCGGTGGCCTCCAGCCTGGCGCTGTGGGTGCAGGCGGGCATCCCCAAGGCGAAGCTGGGCATGGGCATCCCGTTCTACGGCCTCGCGTGGCGCCACATCACCGGCCCGTACCAGCCCTTCACCGACTGGTCCGACTACGTCGGCGGGGACAACTCCTTCACGTACAAGAAGATCACCGGCTATGCCCCCAAGGGCACCTACCACTGGGATGACACCGCGCAGGCCGACTACCTCACCTTCGCCCCTCCGAACCTGCCGGAGGATGGGACGGTGACGTGGATCTCCTACGACGGGCCCCGGGCCATCGCCGCCAAGGGCGCCTTCGCCAAGGCCCAGGGCTATGGCGGCACCATCATCTGGACCGTGAACCAGGGCTGCACCAACCCCACCACCGGCGCCAACCCGCTGCTGGACGCGGTGAAGGCGGCCTTCCTCCAGTAG
- the purL gene encoding phosphoribosylformylglycinamidine synthase, with the protein MLTLRGAPALSEFRLAKLLVRCRERVPTVATLYSEFVHFADVSAPLTDAEGERLGRLLEYGPRVAKRERTGTLLLVVPRPGTVSPWSSKATDIAHHCGLSQVRRMERGVAFFLTGPGGRPLDANEAEGVQAVLHDRMTQAVLTRMEDAEVLFRTHAPRPLTRVDVLGGGRAALVTANGELGLALAEDEIDYLVARFTELRRNPTDVELMMFAQANSEHCRHKIFNASWTLDGAPRERSLFQAIKNTHAVSPGGVLSAYKDNAAVIEGFEVERFFPQGEAREWGTVREPAHIMMKVETHNHPTAISPYPGAATGAGGEIRDEGATGRGAKPKAGLTGFSVSHLRLPEYPRPWEVAYGKPDRIVSALDIMVEGPLGGAAFNNEFGRPNLCGYFRSFEQQVPTPEGVEVRGYHKPIMLAGGLGNIRPGHVKKAQLRAGDKLIVLGGPAMLIGLGGGAASSMAQGASAADLDFASVQRDNAEMERRCQEVIDQCWMQGDANPVRSIHDVGAGGLSNALPELAHDNDLGGRLELREVPNDEPGMSPVEIWCNEAQERYVLGVAPEDLARFAALCERERAPFAVLGDATAEQVLTLTDARLGDTPIALPMDVLFGKAPRMHREGVSRPLKHAPLSIPADLKAVAHAVLSHPTVADKSFLITIGDRTVGGHTARDQMVGPWQVPVADCAVTLSSLWSTTGEAMAVGERTPVALVDAAASARMAVGEALTNVAAARIEKLSDVKLSANWMAAAGSPGEDANLYAAVHAVGMELCPALGIAIPVGKDSMSMRTQWQEGGAKKAVTSPLSLIITAFAPVLDARGALTPQPVDVAGDTRLLLVDVAAGRQRLGASVLAQVHQQVGPECPDVDDPALLKGFFAGVQELQAAGVLLAYHDRSDGGLWATLAEMAFAGHCGLDVDVSALGGDAVAALFNEELGAVVQVRAADVARVRDVFSRHGLGAHVHALGRPTPAQVVRVRHGGQELLAEDTVALKRTWSRVSYEIQKLRDNPTCAEEEYAAKCDASDPGLSPVLTFDPTVDVAAPYIARGARPRVAVLREQGVNSQQEMAAAFTRAGFTAVDVHMSDLLAGRVSLTDFHGLLACGGFSYGDVLGAGGGWAKSILFNPRTRDAFSAFFARPDSFGLGVCNGCQMFAQLGELIPGADAWPRFVRNASEQFEARLGTVEVAPSPSLFYRGMEGSRLLIAVSHGEGRAEFPDAATAARVNASGLVTTRWVDNRGQVAAKYPANPNGSPHGIAGLTTTDGRFTLTMPHPERVHRTVQHSWHPAGWGEDGPWMRMFRNARVTLG; encoded by the coding sequence ATGCTCACGCTGCGCGGGGCTCCGGCCCTCTCCGAATTCAGGCTCGCCAAGCTGCTCGTCCGTTGCCGGGAGCGCGTCCCCACGGTGGCCACGCTCTACTCGGAGTTCGTGCACTTCGCGGACGTGTCCGCGCCGTTGACGGACGCGGAAGGAGAGCGGCTGGGGCGGCTCCTGGAGTACGGCCCGCGCGTGGCGAAGCGCGAGCGCACGGGCACGCTGCTGCTGGTGGTGCCGCGCCCGGGCACGGTGTCGCCCTGGTCCTCCAAGGCGACGGACATCGCGCACCACTGCGGCCTCTCACAGGTGCGCCGCATGGAGCGCGGCGTCGCGTTCTTCCTCACCGGTCCGGGAGGCCGGCCGCTGGACGCGAACGAGGCGGAGGGCGTGCAGGCGGTGCTCCACGACCGGATGACGCAGGCGGTGTTGACCCGGATGGAGGACGCGGAGGTGCTCTTCCGCACGCACGCGCCCCGGCCGCTCACGCGCGTGGACGTGCTGGGCGGAGGCCGCGCGGCGCTGGTGACGGCCAACGGCGAGCTGGGGCTGGCGCTGGCGGAGGATGAAATCGACTACCTGGTCGCGCGCTTCACGGAGCTCAGGCGCAACCCCACCGACGTCGAGCTGATGATGTTCGCGCAGGCCAACAGCGAGCACTGCCGCCATAAGATCTTCAACGCCTCGTGGACGCTGGACGGCGCGCCGCGTGAGCGCTCGCTGTTCCAGGCCATCAAGAACACCCACGCCGTGAGCCCCGGGGGCGTGCTGTCCGCGTACAAGGACAACGCGGCCGTCATCGAGGGCTTCGAGGTGGAGCGCTTCTTCCCCCAGGGCGAGGCGCGCGAGTGGGGCACCGTCCGCGAGCCGGCCCACATCATGATGAAGGTGGAGACGCACAACCACCCCACCGCCATCTCCCCGTATCCGGGCGCGGCCACGGGCGCGGGCGGAGAGATTCGCGACGAGGGCGCCACCGGGCGCGGCGCGAAGCCCAAGGCGGGGCTCACGGGCTTCTCCGTCAGTCACCTGCGCCTGCCGGAGTATCCGCGGCCGTGGGAGGTGGCGTACGGCAAGCCGGACCGCATCGTGTCCGCGCTGGACATCATGGTGGAGGGCCCGCTGGGCGGCGCGGCGTTCAACAACGAGTTCGGCCGGCCCAACCTGTGCGGCTACTTCCGCAGCTTCGAGCAGCAGGTGCCCACGCCGGAGGGCGTGGAGGTGCGCGGCTACCACAAGCCCATCATGCTGGCGGGCGGCCTGGGCAACATCCGCCCGGGGCACGTGAAGAAGGCCCAGCTTCGCGCGGGCGACAAGCTCATCGTGCTGGGCGGCCCGGCGATGCTCATCGGCCTGGGCGGCGGCGCGGCGTCGTCCATGGCGCAGGGCGCGAGCGCGGCGGACCTCGACTTCGCCTCCGTGCAGCGTGACAACGCGGAGATGGAGCGCCGCTGCCAGGAGGTCATCGACCAGTGCTGGATGCAGGGTGACGCGAACCCCGTGCGCTCCATCCACGACGTGGGCGCGGGCGGCCTGTCCAACGCGTTGCCGGAGCTGGCGCACGACAACGACCTGGGCGGGCGGCTGGAGCTGCGCGAGGTGCCCAACGACGAGCCGGGCATGTCTCCGGTGGAGATCTGGTGCAACGAGGCGCAGGAGCGCTACGTGCTGGGCGTGGCGCCGGAGGACCTGGCGCGCTTCGCCGCCCTCTGCGAGCGCGAGCGCGCCCCCTTCGCGGTGCTGGGGGACGCCACCGCGGAGCAGGTGCTCACGCTCACCGACGCGCGCCTGGGCGACACGCCCATCGCGCTGCCCATGGACGTCCTCTTCGGCAAGGCGCCGCGCATGCACCGCGAGGGCGTGTCGCGTCCGCTGAAGCACGCGCCCCTCAGCATCCCGGCGGACCTGAAGGCCGTGGCGCACGCGGTGCTGTCGCACCCGACGGTGGCGGACAAGTCGTTCCTCATCACCATCGGTGACCGCACCGTGGGCGGCCACACCGCGAGGGATCAGATGGTGGGCCCCTGGCAGGTGCCGGTGGCCGACTGCGCGGTGACGCTGTCGTCGCTCTGGTCCACCACGGGCGAGGCCATGGCGGTGGGCGAGCGCACCCCGGTGGCGCTGGTGGACGCGGCGGCCTCCGCGCGGATGGCGGTGGGCGAGGCGCTGACGAACGTGGCGGCGGCGCGCATCGAGAAGCTGTCGGACGTGAAGCTGTCCGCGAACTGGATGGCGGCGGCGGGCAGCCCCGGCGAGGACGCCAACCTCTACGCCGCGGTGCACGCGGTGGGCATGGAGCTGTGCCCCGCGCTGGGCATCGCCATCCCCGTGGGCAAGGACTCCATGTCCATGCGCACGCAGTGGCAGGAGGGCGGCGCGAAGAAGGCCGTGACGTCCCCCCTGTCGCTCATCATCACCGCGTTCGCGCCGGTGCTGGACGCGCGGGGAGCGCTGACGCCCCAGCCGGTGGACGTGGCGGGCGACACGCGCCTGCTGCTGGTGGACGTGGCCGCGGGCCGTCAGCGCCTGGGCGCGTCCGTGCTGGCGCAGGTGCACCAGCAGGTGGGCCCCGAGTGCCCGGACGTGGACGACCCGGCCCTGCTGAAGGGCTTCTTCGCGGGCGTGCAGGAGCTCCAGGCGGCGGGCGTGCTGCTCGCCTACCACGACCGCTCCGACGGCGGGCTCTGGGCCACGCTCGCGGAGATGGCCTTCGCGGGCCACTGCGGCCTGGACGTGGACGTGTCCGCGCTGGGCGGCGACGCGGTGGCGGCCCTCTTCAACGAGGAGCTGGGCGCGGTGGTGCAGGTGCGCGCGGCCGACGTGGCGCGCGTGCGCGACGTCTTCTCCCGTCACGGGCTGGGGGCGCACGTCCACGCGCTGGGCCGGCCCACGCCCGCGCAGGTGGTGCGCGTGCGCCACGGGGGCCAGGAGCTGCTCGCGGAGGACACGGTGGCGCTCAAGCGCACCTGGTCGCGCGTGAGCTACGAGATCCAGAAGCTGCGCGACAACCCCACCTGCGCGGAGGAGGAGTACGCCGCGAAGTGCGACGCGAGCGACCCCGGCCTGTCGCCGGTGCTCACCTTCGACCCGACGGTGGACGTGGCGGCGCCGTACATCGCCCGGGGGGCGCGGCCCCGCGTGGCGGTGCTGCGCGAGCAGGGCGTCAACAGCCAGCAGGAGATGGCGGCGGCGTTCACCCGCGCGGGCTTCACCGCGGTGGACGTGCACATGAGCGACCTGCTCGCGGGCCGCGTGTCCCTGACGGACTTCCACGGCCTGTTGGCGTGCGGCGGCTTCAGCTATGGCGACGTGCTGGGCGCGGGCGGCGGCTGGGCGAAGTCCATCCTCTTCAACCCGCGCACGCGCGACGCCTTCTCCGCGTTCTTCGCGCGGCCGGACAGCTTCGGCCTGGGCGTGTGCAACGGCTGCCAGATGTTCGCGCAGCTGGGCGAGCTCATCCCCGGCGCGGACGCGTGGCCGCGCTTCGTGCGCAACGCGTCCGAGCAGTTCGAGGCCCGCCTGGGCACGGTGGAGGTGGCGCCGTCGCCGTCGCTCTTCTACCGGGGCATGGAGGGCAGCCGGCTGCTCATCGCCGTGTCGCACGGCGAGGGTCGGGCGGAGTTCCCGGATGCCGCCACCGCCGCGCGCGTCAACGCCTCCGGGCTGGTGACGACGCGCTGGGTGGACAACCGGGGGCAGGTGGCCGCGAAGTACCCGGCCAATCCCAACGGCTCGCCGCACGGCATCGCGGGGCTCACCACGACGGACGGCCGCTTCACCCTCACCATGCCGCACCCGGAGCGCGTGCACCGCACCGTGCAGCACTCCTGGCACCCGGCGGGGTGGGGCGAGGACGGCCCCTGGATGCGCATGTTCCGCAACGCCCGCGTCACCCTGGGGTGA
- a CDS encoding CBS domain-containing protein, producing the protein MRISELMHKDVETIDAGECLRAAAERLDTCTLGALPVTEHGELVGLLTDQDLSMRSTIHGQDPYVATVRDAMTAAPVTCSADDTLDDGERLMEEHRVNRLVVVDAEHRAVGILRRDDVASVPDTLLRPGEPLEHLSLYS; encoded by the coding sequence ATGCGGATTTCGGAGCTGATGCACAAGGACGTGGAGACCATCGACGCGGGGGAGTGCCTGCGCGCCGCCGCCGAGCGGTTGGACACCTGTACGCTCGGCGCGCTCCCCGTCACGGAGCACGGTGAGCTGGTGGGCCTGCTCACCGACCAGGACCTCTCCATGCGCTCCACCATCCACGGACAGGACCCCTACGTCGCCACCGTGCGCGACGCGATGACGGCCGCGCCCGTCACCTGCTCGGCGGACGACACGCTGGATGACGGCGAGCGCCTGATGGAGGAGCACCGCGTGAACCGGCTGGTGGTCGTGGACGCGGAGCACCGCGCGGTGGGCATCCTCCGCCGGGACGACGTCGCCTCCGTGCCCGACACGCTCCTGCGCCCCGGCGAGCCGCTGGAACACCTGAGCCTCTACTCCTGA
- the msrB gene encoding peptide-methionine (R)-S-oxide reductase MsrB: MADKLNLSNDEWRKRLTPEEFDVLRRHGTEYPGTGCFLGTKTPGTYVCAGCNNPLFKSGTKFESGTGWPSFTQTLSPDSVTEIRDVSHGMVRTEVRCARCDGHLGHVFPDGPPPTGLRYCMNSVAMKHVPEGSPIELVQA, encoded by the coding sequence ATGGCGGACAAGCTCAACCTTTCCAACGACGAGTGGCGCAAGCGCCTCACCCCCGAGGAGTTCGACGTGCTGCGACGGCACGGCACCGAGTACCCGGGGACGGGCTGCTTCCTCGGCACCAAGACGCCCGGCACCTACGTGTGCGCGGGGTGCAACAACCCGCTCTTCAAATCGGGGACGAAGTTCGAGTCCGGCACCGGCTGGCCGTCCTTCACCCAGACGCTGTCGCCCGACTCCGTCACGGAGATCCGCGACGTGTCCCACGGCATGGTGCGCACCGAGGTCCGCTGCGCCCGCTGCGACGGCCACCTGGGCCACGTCTTCCCGGATGGCCCGCCGCCCACCGGGCTGCGCTACTGCATGAACTCCGTGGCCATGAAGCACGTCCCGGAAGGCAGCCCCATCGAGCTGGTCCAGGCGTAG
- a CDS encoding glycoside hydrolase family 18 protein translates to MRRTSTGLLAALVTALFFHGVAWGAPPPKPAPPPGRATEWLFQDRLAPPWEDLTWAGAHSLGATVAGGSGARAISVTLGPWEALYFGHPGFDVAPGDTLVLKVNGGKDGQGAAVRVRVVIGTEQPVGVPLGPTCDGGAIAARKWITCRVPMSQLLPEGRTRITGLWLQEDRGKTLPPLSFDDIGVERGAAPEAKGVGIAVEPRGILLAPGATQAFTATVMGSDNTAVSWTVEPGNERGVLTADGVYTAPRKPGTYRVMARSQADPSQLAEARVVVDASTPASPPPSPGGSSKWVSGYYTGWNADDYPPEKVDFSALTHILVGRVIPKADGTLSTQFDNDRGPEIARTLARRAHAAGRKAIIMVGGSGEHDGWVGAASDANRAKFVTRLLKAVDDFGYDGLDLDWEPVKQEDRPNLLALVKALRQARPNMLLTFPIHWINTNFPDDADPWFARLAPYFDQMNLMSYEMIGAWDGWKSWHTSALRGEQGLHPTSIASSLELWVKAGIPKAKLGMGIPFYGLAWRHITGPYQPFTDWSDYVGGDNSFTYKKILRYSKQGTYRWDAKAQASYVTFAPDKQVEDGTVTWISYDSPQAIAAKGAFVKQEGYGGTILWTLNQGCTDPATGDNPLLDAVKKAFLP, encoded by the coding sequence ATGCGCCGAACCTCGACCGGACTCCTGGCGGCGCTCGTCACCGCGCTCTTCTTCCACGGTGTGGCCTGGGGTGCCCCCCCTCCGAAGCCCGCGCCGCCTCCGGGCCGCGCGACGGAGTGGCTCTTCCAGGACCGGCTGGCCCCGCCGTGGGAGGACCTGACCTGGGCCGGCGCGCACTCGCTGGGCGCCACTGTCGCTGGGGGCTCGGGCGCGCGTGCCATCTCCGTGACGCTGGGCCCGTGGGAGGCGCTGTACTTCGGCCACCCGGGCTTCGACGTGGCACCGGGAGACACGCTGGTCCTCAAGGTGAATGGAGGCAAGGACGGCCAGGGCGCGGCGGTGCGCGTGCGCGTCGTCATTGGCACGGAGCAGCCGGTGGGCGTGCCCCTGGGCCCCACCTGTGACGGGGGCGCCATCGCGGCACGGAAGTGGATCACCTGCCGCGTGCCCATGAGCCAGCTGCTCCCCGAGGGGCGGACGCGCATCACCGGCCTCTGGCTCCAGGAGGACCGCGGCAAGACGCTGCCGCCGCTCTCCTTCGATGACATCGGCGTGGAGCGCGGGGCCGCGCCGGAGGCCAAGGGCGTCGGCATCGCGGTGGAGCCGCGGGGCATCCTCCTGGCGCCGGGTGCCACGCAGGCCTTCACCGCCACGGTGATGGGCAGCGACAACACGGCGGTGTCCTGGACCGTGGAGCCGGGCAACGAGCGGGGCGTCCTCACCGCGGACGGCGTCTACACGGCGCCCCGGAAGCCGGGCACGTACCGGGTGATGGCCCGGAGCCAGGCGGATCCCAGCCAGCTGGCCGAGGCCCGCGTGGTGGTGGACGCGTCCACACCGGCCAGCCCTCCGCCCTCGCCCGGCGGCTCCAGCAAGTGGGTGTCGGGCTACTACACGGGCTGGAACGCGGATGACTATCCGCCGGAGAAGGTGGACTTCAGCGCGCTCACGCACATCCTCGTGGGCCGCGTCATCCCGAAGGCGGATGGCACGCTCAGCACCCAGTTCGACAACGACCGGGGACCGGAGATCGCTCGGACCCTGGCCAGACGCGCGCACGCCGCGGGCCGCAAGGCGATCATCATGGTGGGCGGCTCCGGCGAACACGACGGCTGGGTGGGCGCCGCCTCCGACGCGAACCGCGCGAAGTTCGTCACCCGCCTGCTCAAGGCGGTGGATGACTTCGGCTACGACGGGCTCGACCTGGACTGGGAGCCGGTGAAGCAGGAGGACCGGCCGAACCTGCTCGCCCTGGTGAAGGCCCTGCGCCAGGCGCGGCCGAACATGCTGCTCACCTTCCCCATCCATTGGATCAACACCAACTTCCCCGACGACGCCGACCCCTGGTTCGCGCGGCTCGCGCCCTATTTCGATCAGATGAACCTGATGTCCTACGAGATGATTGGCGCGTGGGACGGGTGGAAGTCCTGGCACACCTCCGCGCTGCGCGGGGAGCAGGGGCTGCACCCCACGTCCATCGCCTCCAGCCTGGAGCTGTGGGTCAAGGCCGGCATCCCCAAGGCGAAGCTGGGCATGGGCATCCCGTTCTATGGCCTCGCGTGGCGCCACATCACCGGCCCGTACCAGCCCTTCACCGACTGGTCCGACTACGTCGGCGGGGACAACTCCTTCACCTACAAGAAGATCCTCCGCTATTCGAAGCAGGGCACCTACCGGTGGGACGCGAAGGCCCAGGCCAGCTACGTGACCTTCGCGCCGGACAAGCAGGTGGAGGACGGCACGGTGACGTGGATCTCCTACGACAGCCCGCAGGCCATCGCCGCGAAGGGCGCCTTCGTGAAGCAGGAGGGCTATGGGGGCACCATCCTCTGGACCTTGAACCAGGGCTGCACCGACCCCGCCACCGGCGACAATCCACTACTGGACGCGGTGAAGAAGGCCTTCCTCCCGTAG
- the thrS gene encoding threonine--tRNA ligase: MLDEHDHRALGQRLDLFHLQEEAPGMVFWHPRGLMLYRLLEEHVRQRMRDEGYREVRTPQLCAQPLWERSGHWENFRENMFCLEEGDRHLALKPVSCPGHIQLVQRMAPSHRDLPLRLGEFGLVHRSERSGALHGLFRLRQFTQDDGHIFCAAEQVEAEVVRFVRSLKAFYAGFGFDDVQVAFSSRPEARAGNDTVWDQAEAWLQSAARQAGLSCVEQPGQGAFYGPKLEFVLQDRLGRAWQCGTIQLDLVLPERFDLHYAGPSGERLRPVMLHRALFGSLERFIGVLLEHHGGALPAWLAPEQVVVASVGEGAAAYAEALAARLRRAGCRARADVRDESLSKKVLGSHEDGVPFLAVVGGREVEAQGVRLRQRDGAQRDLPLDEAVAWLSAACQPAVAG, encoded by the coding sequence ATGCTCGACGAACACGACCACCGCGCGCTGGGCCAGCGCCTGGACCTCTTCCACCTGCAGGAGGAAGCCCCGGGCATGGTGTTCTGGCACCCGCGCGGACTGATGCTGTACCGGCTGCTGGAGGAGCACGTCCGCCAGCGCATGCGCGACGAGGGCTACCGCGAAGTCCGCACGCCCCAGCTCTGCGCCCAGCCGCTCTGGGAGCGCAGCGGCCACTGGGAGAACTTCCGCGAGAACATGTTCTGCCTGGAGGAAGGCGACCGGCACCTGGCGCTCAAGCCGGTGAGCTGCCCGGGCCACATCCAGCTCGTGCAGCGCATGGCGCCCAGCCACCGCGACCTGCCCCTGCGCCTGGGGGAGTTCGGGCTGGTGCACCGCAGCGAGCGCAGCGGCGCGCTGCACGGCCTGTTCCGCCTGCGCCAGTTCACGCAGGACGACGGCCACATCTTCTGCGCGGCGGAGCAGGTGGAGGCCGAGGTGGTCCGCTTCGTGCGCTCGCTCAAGGCGTTCTACGCGGGCTTCGGCTTCGACGACGTGCAGGTGGCCTTCTCCAGCCGCCCGGAGGCGCGCGCGGGAAATGACACGGTCTGGGACCAGGCGGAGGCGTGGCTCCAGTCCGCCGCGCGGCAGGCGGGCTTGAGCTGCGTGGAGCAGCCCGGCCAGGGCGCCTTCTACGGGCCCAAGCTGGAGTTCGTGCTGCAAGACAGGCTGGGCCGCGCGTGGCAGTGCGGGACGATCCAGCTGGATCTGGTGCTCCCGGAGCGCTTCGACCTGCACTACGCCGGGCCGTCCGGAGAACGCCTGCGCCCGGTGATGCTTCACCGCGCGCTGTTCGGCAGCCTGGAGCGCTTCATCGGGGTCCTGCTGGAGCACCACGGGGGCGCGCTGCCCGCATGGCTCGCGCCCGAGCAGGTGGTGGTGGCCTCCGTGGGCGAGGGGGCCGCCGCGTACGCGGAAGCGCTGGCCGCGCGGCTGCGGCGCGCGGGCTGCCGCGCCCGGGCGGACGTGCGGGACGAGTCGCTGTCGAAGAAGGTCCTGGGCTCGCACGAGGACGGCGTCCCCTTCCTCGCGGTGGTGGGAGGCCGGGAGGTGGAAGCCCAGGGCGTCCGCCTGCGCCAGCGCGACGGCGCCCAGCGCGACCTGCCGCTGGACGAGGCCGTGGCGTGGCTGTCCGCGGCGTGTCAGCCGGCCGTGGCGGGCTGA